A stretch of DNA from Cannabis sativa cultivar Pink pepper isolate KNU-18-1 chromosome X, ASM2916894v1, whole genome shotgun sequence:
AAATCAGCCACTACAGTACAGGTACTTACTGGCCTACACCGCCGTGAGGAAAATTTTCAAGAGCatatatgtctaaattataattttacattCTAAATAAAGTTCAAACCCACCTATTAATTACTACTCAATGGGTTTCCTTCCTTTTGGGTCAGAATCACTATAAATTTAAAACCAACCCCTACTccctaaaaaaaaagtaagaaaagaaaatggaaaaaaaaattaagataaagAAATTCACCTATTTTATTCCccatttctttttcaaaaaagaaaaataaggaaaatctaGTACTAGGAGATGGGAGAGGGGTTAAAAGGATGACTCATTGATTCATTCATTCATCTGAGAGTAGAAGTTAGAGAGAGAAAAACGTCTTCTTGGCAAGGAATGGTGAGACCCATATCGTGATCGAAGCCAAACTCCTCCTCTGCTTTATGGAGTAAGGTTTGAAACTCAGGACGATTGAGGAATGAGATGGGTAGAATGTATCTACTTCTATTCTCCCCAACGTACACCACAAAATGTCCCTTTGGTACATCTAGAGGGAGGCCTTGTTCGTCGTAGTCTTCGTTGTGTTGTTTCTTACCCAAACTAGAACATCTCTTCAGGATTTGTTTTAGCACCGCCGTTTGTGGGAGCACTGATCTGCTGCTGGATTTTGATCGGATGGCCATGGTTTGAGATTTTGGTTAGTTTGGGAATAttggttttatttatttaagggtAGTAGTGAAAGGGTTGTGTTGTGAATGAGTTTTTAGGATCAACAGATGGTGTGTATTTATGGGGAGAAagggttagagagagagagagagtataaGGGCATGTGGGGGCATAGGACAGAGACCACGGGTGTTTTGGGGTAGTGAAGAGAGAGGCAATCCCATTGGGTTAACTTCCAAAGTGTTGCCATTGCAAAGGACAACTCGGTCCCTCTCTATCTCCCATATCTCTTTCATGTacctctctttttttctctaaTAACATAACATTTCTTCCCGTACTACTTACTTCTTTCtcttctaaataaataaataatttcggaAGCATCCCACCAATTTCCCATGTTATGTTATACaaccttatttatttattattattattttaaaaaataatactatataataatgaaaaaaaatctgtTGTACATGACCTCCTTGCAGGAAAATTtcggtaaatatttttatttgttttgggcATTTAGATGAGCTTCTTAGTCTAATTATTTTCATGATCGTAGATATTATAATCAATGTCAGACTAATAAATTTTagggatttttttattttttatttttacggaaGTCTACATAGAAACTCTTATTGCAACTAGTGTTGCAACCtaaatcacaataaaaaaatcgtatagaaattcttattgcaactagcactgCAACTACTCGGACCCCTCAGCTCCCGACCCTAGACCTGGACCCCAGACACAGACCAAGCTTCAGTCCCCAAACCCCAACTTGGACCCCTTAGCTCTGGCCCGACCACCCTAGCTACAGTCTTGGCCCTAGACCCGGACCTTCCAGCCCTAGTCCCAGACCTGGACCCCAGTCCTTGCCCTGAACTCCAAACCCGGACCCTGGCCCTAGACTCGGACCTTGGGCTAAGCCACAACCCCAGACCCAAAACCTCAGCCTCGAACACTGGACCCTAAACCCTCCCAAAAACCTGGACACGACTTTATTAGAAACTCTGAAAGAGAaagaatttttctaattaattggAATTAATGGAATGGTATAATGAAGAgtcttatatatacatataaagaaAAGCTAAACGGTAGAAACAGAAAAATAACAGAATTAACTAATTCCTAACTAATCCTAGTAGGCCCCTTCAAGATGGAGTGTAGAGGTTGTGACACCCATCTTGGATAAGATTTCTTTGAAAGGAGAAGGGAATAGAGACTTTGTTAGTATGTCTGGAAGGTTGGCTTTTGAAGAAACGTGGTTCATCTTCAGGGTaccatttattatttttttatggacAATGTGACAATCGATTTTGACGTGTTTAGTTCTTTCATGATAAAGTGGGTTTTTCGAGACATGAATGGCTGCATTGTTGTCGCAGAATAGAATCGAAGGAAGCTTGATATTGATGTTGAAGTCTCTGAGAATGGATGTGAGCCAAGTGAGCTCATAGGTAGCATTTGCCATTACTCGATACTCTACTTTGGCTGATGATCTCGAGATTGTTAgttatttcttcaattttcacaAAATGAGTGAGCGAcctaagaaaatacaacaaCCTGAGATTGATCCATTTATTGCCAATGACAAGTTGATTTGGAGGCAAAGGTACAACAATCCAAGTGTGATTTTTTTCAAGGGCATCTATTTTGACATCCATAGAACTGTTCTAAACTTTGTATTTGGATGCTTTTTTAAAGGATGTTGGTTTAGAAGTCATATTTAGAGCAAGGATGGCAACTCTGAATTGTGGTGAGAACTTTTGATAGGACAAAAAATTGGCAAGATGATATTCTATACTAGAATTTTTGAGAACTAAATCACAATTGTAATCATGGAGGTATCTGGTGTGCACGACCTGATTTGGTGGTGCTTTGTTTTGTTGTTGTGGAGATGGATTGTTGTTCTGAGATGGATTGGTCTCAGGGGTATGTTGTTTGGATTGATTTTTCTCAAGAATGGTTGGTTGAGATTGATTTGTCTCATAAACTATATTAGGAGAAGACGGGgaaggagaaaaaaaaacttatcaaTGTTATGTGTTTGATGTATGTGTGAAAAGGGATATATATTCTCATAAAAAATAACATCTCTGGAATGGAAGGTTTTGTTGGTTTGAAAATCAAGAAGGGTGCAAGCCTTCATATTGTGAGGATAGCCAATGAAGACACATGGTCTAGCCCGAGGAGAGAATTTTATTATGTTGGTGACAAAGGAAGCATATACAAGGCAATCAAAGTTGTGAAGATGTGTGTAAGTAGGTGGCTTGTGGTGTAGTAATTCATATGAAGTTTTATCCTTTAATAGAATAGAAGGAGTCTTATTTAAAAGATAAACAACTGTTGTTACCATAAAGCTCCAGTAAGGCAGTGGTAAGTTAGATTGAAAAGCAAGAGCTCGAGCAACATTTAATATGCTGATGTTTTCTTTCAACTACAATATTCTCTGCTGTGGTCTACCCACACAAGAATTATAATGGAAAACCCCTTGGTTGCATAAAAGTAGTAAGGTTCAGTTCTTTAGCATTGTCTGTTCGAACTgattttatatttgttttatattaagtatGTATTAACTGAAAAAAAGTTCTGTATGGCCAAAGAGGCATCTGATTAGCTTTTAGAAGATATAACTAAGTGTGCCTTGAATGGTCATCCACTATGgttaaaaaaatacttatagCCTTCAACAAAAGGGATAGAATATGGTCCCTAAATATCCATGTGTACAAGGTCGAATATTGCaaaagaaatattattatttgactgaaatggtaatttttttttactttgcaATATGACAAGTTCGACAATTAAAAGGAGTAGATACTTTAAAAACTTGtaattgtttattaattttattagtaaccATTACAGATGGATGTCCAAGGTGAGTATGCCATTGTAGTTTATCTAAATGAACATTACAAGTATGTATGGATAAACTAACTTTGGGAGCTTGTTGTTGCAGGTAGTATAGATTTTCAAAGCTTTTAGCTGTCCTAATCCTGTATGTTTAAGAAAGGTCCTAGATGTAACAATTATTAGCAGTAAAACATATGAAGTTCTTACTATTGTCGATAAGTGCACTTAtagattttgaattgaaaatCTGGCACAAATAAAACATTGTGAGGGTGATGTGTGAATTAAGTGTAACAGTACCAACTTTTTGAATGCTAATATTAGTGCCATTAGGTAATGTGACATAAGTAGCTTTGGAATTAGATTGAATGGAAGAGAAAAAGTTAAGATGATAACAAACATGGTGAGTTGCACCACTATCTATAATCCATGAAAGAGGATAAGTAATACCTGAGAAATTATTAACAACAATGTTGAAGCATTTGTAAAAGGCTATAATTGTTGGGTCAACATGGAGATAAGTTGATGACATTGAGCTAGAGTGAGTTGTGAATTAGAATGGTCAGGTATGATGCTAGAAACTTGTGATGTTTGAGGAAGATTTCTGGTTAGTGGACCAGAATCTGGTTTGTGTATGTTGGTAGTAGAATTGTCATTAGGCTTTCGAGTACCATAACCAAGGGAAACCAATTAGGAAGTAACATTTATCCCTGTAATGGCCTGATTTTTTACAATTGGTACAATGTGGACGATGCTTTTTGTTTCTTGAAGTTGAATTAGCTGTAGGAGCAGGATCTTGAGGTACAAAAGGAAAAGTGCTTGCTACAAGTGGTGGAATGGTTCGATTACCCAAAGTTCTTTGTTATTTTTGGTTAATAAGCATAGAGAAAACTTTGTTCAGTGGAGGAGATGGATAAATAAGCAAGATTTGGTCACGAATAACATGATAGGAATCATTTAAACCTTTGAGAATTCGTAGAACCTGATCATGATTATGGTTGTCCTGGTTTTGAGCAGCAGCAGCACAGGTACAGGGAATACAAGGCCTCAACTGGTTGATCTCATCCCACATAGCAGTAAGCTTAGTGAAATATACACTGACAGAATCATCTCCTTGATTGAGATAGGTTAGAGTTtcatttaattcaaaaatttgtggGCCATTGCCTTGATTGAGTCGGTTGTTCAAGACATTCTACATTTTAGATGCAGTGTCTAAGTACACGATACTACTTTTGATTTCAAGAGAGACCGAGTGCAAAATCCATGAAATTACTATTTGGTTGTATCTAATCCAAGAATCAAGAAGGGGATCATTAATAGGGAGT
This window harbors:
- the LOC115701761 gene encoding protein SMALL AUXIN UP-REGULATED RNA 51 is translated as MAIRSKSSSRSVLPQTAVLKQILKRCSSLGKKQHNEDYDEQGLPLDVPKGHFVVYVGENRSRYILPISFLNRPEFQTLLHKAEEEFGFDHDMGLTIPCQEDVFLSLTSTLR